The DNA sequence TTCGCCTTTAATGCTATATACTGCGAGTTCCATTGCTACGTCGGGTTATTTCTCCAGGACCACGTAAGAATTCTTGGCACCGGGTATCGAACCGCTAACCAGAATCAGGTTCTTATCGACTACTACGCGCATTACTTTCAAATTCTGAATTTTGACGCGGTCACTACCCATGCGGCCACCCATGCGCATTCCTTTGAACACACGGGAAGGCCACGAGCAAGCTCCAATAGACCCGGGGTGACGTAGGCGGTTGTGCTGGCCGTGAGTCTGGCCACCGACACCCTGAAAGTTGTAGCGCTTTACTACACCCTGAAAGCCTTTGCCTTTTGAGGTACCAACTACATCGATAAGCTCGCCTTCTGCGAAGAGCGAAGCGTCGATAGTAGCACCAGCGGCGTAAGTTGATTCCGCATCGAGACGAAATTCAACGAGCTTTTTCTTGGGAGTGGTACCAGCTTTGGCGAAGTGACCGGCCAGAGCCTTGGTCGTATTCTTCGCCTTCTTTTCGCCGTATCCAATCTGAACGGCAGTGTAGCCGTCGTTGGCGATAGTCTTAACCTGCGTCACTACGCACGGACCCGCTTCGATGAGCGTGCAGGGAATATTTTTCCCGTCCGGAGTGAAGAGGCTTGTCATACCGATTTTCTTACCGATGATGCCAGGCATTCTGTGGAGATTTATAAACACAAAAAGAAAACGACCGAGTGTCGTTTTCGCTAAGGGAGTGCAAAGATAGAATTAAAGTCCGAATTTTCCCAATGTAGCATATAAATAATTTCCAAATGAGGCAGTTAGCTTTCAGAAATTCTATTCAGTATATGCGTTATTCGAAAGCAATTTCATTAAGAAGCCCCGTTTCGACTAATCGAGACGGGGCTTCTTAATGAATGCATTAAGTCCGGTCCTCAGACTTTGATTTCTACATCAACGCCGCTGGGTAGTTCCAGTTTCATCAAGGCATCTACAGTTTTCGACGAAGTCGAGAAGATATCCACCAAGCGCTTGTAAGTGCAAAGTTGGAATTGCTCCCGGCTCTTCTTGTTCACGTGGGGCGAGCGTAGGACGGTGAACTTCTCCTTTTGCGTCGGCAACGGGATTGGGCCGCTAACGATGGCACCGGTAGCCTTTACAGCTTTCACGATTTTCTCAGCCGATTTATCTACGAGGTTGTGGTCGTAAGACTTGAGTTTGATGCGGATTTTCTGGTTCATTGGTGGTTTTGGTCCGATTGACCAAGTTAGTGACCGATATTATTTAGCTCCTTTTACTTTAGCAATAATGGCATCAGCCAAGTTTTGAGGCACCTGCTCATAGTGCGAGAAGGTGAGCGAAGCTGAAGCCCGACCCGACGAGATCGTCCGCAGGTCCGTTACATAGCCAAACAGCTGCGACAACGGCACGTCGGCCTTGATCAACTGGGCACCGCCTTTGGTGTCCATGCCTTTCATCAGGCCGCGACGGCGGTTCAGGTCACCAGTTACGGGACCTGTGTACTCGTCGGGGCATACCACTTCTACGCTCATGATGGGCTCCATCAATTTGGGGCCAGCCAAACGGGCAGCTTCGCGGAAACCACCCCGGGCGGCCAGTTCGAACGACAGGGCATCCGAGTCAACGTCGTGAAAGGAGCCGTGGTAGAGGCGCACTTTCATGCCCTCAATCGGGAAGCCTGCCAAGGGGCCTTGCTTCATGGCTTCTTCAAAACCCTTCTGGATAGGGGCAATAAATTCGCGAGGGATGACACCACCTACAATGGCGTTATCAAACTCAAATCCAGGCTTTTCGGGTTCGGTTTCTTTCGGACCGAGTTCGAACAGGATATCACCGAATTTACCGCGGCCACCGGTCTGCTTCTTGTATGTTTCGCGGTGGTCGACTTTCTTGGTGAGAATCTCCTTGTAGGCCACCATCGGGGCACCCTGATTGATTTCCACTTTGAATTCACGACGCATGCGGTCAATGATGATTTCCAAGTGCAGTTCGCCCATGCCACGCAACACCGTCTGACCGGTCTCGGGGTCGGTGTTCACTTTCAGGGTGGGGTCTTCCTCAATGAGCTTAGCGATGGCCATACCCATTCTATCAACGTCGGCCTGCGTCTTCGGCTCAATGGCGTAGCCAATCACCGGTTCGGGAAAGCTCATCGACTCGAGGACGATGGGGTGCTTCTCTTCGCTCAGCGTGTCACCGGTTTTGATATCTTTGAAACCAACGCCCGCCGCAATGTCACCCGCCTGGATTTTATCAATCGGGTTCTGCTTGTTGGAGTGCATCTGCATGAGGCGCGAGATACGCTCCTTCTTACCAGTGCGGTTGTTGAGCACGTACGAACCGGCGTCCAATACTCCGCTATAGCAGCGGAAGAAGCACAAGCGGCCTACGAACGGATCGGTAGCAATTTTAAACGCCAGTGCGGTGAACGGCTCTGAGTTATCGGGGTGACGCTCAATTTCCGCCCCTGTATCGGGGTGAGTACCCATAATGGCAGGCATGTCGAGTGGCGACGGCAAATAGGCCATCACGGCATCCAGCATGGTCTGCACACCCTTGTTTTTGAAAGCTGAGCCGCACAACACCGGCGAGAACTTCATGTCGATAACCGCTTTACGGATAACGACCATCATTTCTTCCTTAGTGATGGAGTCGGGATTCTCGAAGAATTTCTCCAGCAACTCGTCATCGTACTCGGCCACGCTCTCAATGAGCTTCTGACGCCACTCGGCGACAGTTTCCACCAAGTCCTCGGGTACCGGAATTTCGCTGTACGACTTGCCTTCAGTGGCATCGTCCCATACAATGGCTTTGCCGGTCAGCAAATCAACGACGCCTTTAAAGGTATCTTCGGCACCAATCGGAATCTGGAGAGGCACGGGGTTAGCCCCGAGCTTATCCTTGATTTCGGCAACGGCCTTGAAGAAGTCGGCACCGGCGCGGTCCATCTTATTCACGAAACAGATACGGGGCACGCTGTACTTGTCAGCCTGGCGCCACACCGTCTCTGATTGCGGCTCGACGCCCGACACGGCGCAGAACAGTGCCACGGCACCGTCAAGAACGCGCAGCGAACGCTCCACTTCCACCGTGAAATCTACGTGGCCGGGGGTGTCAATCAGGTTGATTTTGTACTGGTGGGTATCCGCGACCGGCTCGCCTTTTATATCGGTAGGATAGTTCCAAAACGTAGTCGTTGCAGCCGAGGTAATCGTGATGCCGCGCTCCTGCTCCTGCTCCATCCAGTCCATCGTGGCGGCACCGTCGTGCACTTCCCCGATTTTGTGGGTTTTCCCGGTGTAATACAGAATACGCTCCGAAGTCGTGGTCTTACCGGCGTCGATGTGCGCCATAATCCCGATGTTGCGGAGGTATTGGAGTTCTTTGTTAACGGCCATGATTATGTTTAGGGTCTTAGGAATGAGGGGCCCCAAGGGCTTGGTTGTTCAACGTCAGGTTGCGTCAAAAAAATCCAAGTTCCTTGGGGCCCCAAATGCCGGACAACCAATTTAGAATCGGAAGTGCGAGAAAGCTTTGTTGGCTTCTGCCATGCGGTGCGTATCGTCTTTTTTCTTGACGGCAGCGCCTTCACCCTTGGCGGCAGCGATAATTTCGCCGGCCAATTTGTCTTTCATCGTTTTCTCACCACGGCGGCGAGCGTACTGAATCATCCATTTAGCCCCTACCGAAATGCGGCGATCAGCGCGCACTTCAATCGGAACCTGGAAGGTAGCACCACCTACGCGGCGGCTTTTCACCTCCACAGTTGGCATTACGTTATTCAGGGCTTTGCGCCACATTTCAAGGCCGCTTTCCTTGGTGCGCTGCTCCACTAAGTCGCAGGCATCATAGAAAATAGTGTACGCCAGGTTTTTCTTCCCGTCGTACATCATGTAGTTCACAAAACGCGTTACCAGCGTCTCTTTGTACTTAGGATCGGGAAGCAGAATGCGCTTCTTCGGTTTCGACTTTCTCATTTGAGTTTTTGGTATTGGGTAGTCGGTAGTCAGTAATTGAAGCCAGTGCTTATCAAACCAAAGGGCTTAAATACTGACAACCAACTACTCAATCACTATTTTTTCTTGCCAGGTGCGGCTTTTCCGCCTTTGCCAGCGGCTGCAGCAGGCTGGCCGGGCTTAGGACGTTTCGCGCCGTATTTCGAGCGGCGCTGTGTACGTCCGCTTACACCAGCGGTATCGAGGGCTCCGCGGATGATGTGGTATCGCACACCTGGCAAGTCTTTTACCCGGCCCCCACGAATCAGCACAATGCTGTGCTCTTGGAGGTTGTGGCCTTCACCGGGAATGTATGCGTTTACTTCCTTACCATTGGTAAGGCGCACACGGGCCACTTTGCGCATAGCCGAGTTCGGCTTCTTAGGCGTGGTGGTGTACACACGGGTGCACACGCCCCGACGCTGCGGGCACGAGTCAAGCGCGGGTGACTTTGACTTTGTGGTCAAAGCCTCACGGCCTTTTCGTACTAATTGGTTGATAGTTGGCATTTAGGGAATGATTAGCAGGAGCCGTTTGCCCCCAATTTTTGGCTTGCAAAGGTAGGTTTATTTCTTTGCAATAGCAAACTACATGCGTTGGTTAATTTTGAGTAGCCGCGGGGGGCCTACGCTTCCCCCACCGCACCACCGAAGCTTATCGGGTAATTGGGCGCGTCGCTGTGTACTTTGATATGGCCAAACGACTGCTCATAACGTTCCACATTTTCGGACAATGCCGCAAGCAGGCGCTTGGCATGTTCGGGCGTTACGACAATGCGCGACTTGACCTTGGCCTTCGGCATTCCTGGCATCATCCGAATAAAGTCAATCACGAATT is a window from the Hymenobacter nivis genome containing:
- a CDS encoding DUF3467 domain-containing protein is translated as MQPEQTPDPNAINIELSENMAEGEYANLALIAHSNSEFVIDFIRMMPGMPKAKVKSRIVVTPEHAKRLLAALSENVERYEQSFGHIKVHSDAPNYPISFGGAVGEA
- the rpsJ gene encoding 30S ribosomal protein S10, which encodes MNQKIRIKLKSYDHNLVDKSAEKIVKAVKATGAIVSGPIPLPTQKEKFTVLRSPHVNKKSREQFQLCTYKRLVDIFSTSSKTVDALMKLELPSGVDVEIKV
- the fusA gene encoding elongation factor G; the encoded protein is MAVNKELQYLRNIGIMAHIDAGKTTTSERILYYTGKTHKIGEVHDGAATMDWMEQEQERGITITSAATTTFWNYPTDIKGEPVADTHQYKINLIDTPGHVDFTVEVERSLRVLDGAVALFCAVSGVEPQSETVWRQADKYSVPRICFVNKMDRAGADFFKAVAEIKDKLGANPVPLQIPIGAEDTFKGVVDLLTGKAIVWDDATEGKSYSEIPVPEDLVETVAEWRQKLIESVAEYDDELLEKFFENPDSITKEEMMVVIRKAVIDMKFSPVLCGSAFKNKGVQTMLDAVMAYLPSPLDMPAIMGTHPDTGAEIERHPDNSEPFTALAFKIATDPFVGRLCFFRCYSGVLDAGSYVLNNRTGKKERISRLMQMHSNKQNPIDKIQAGDIAAGVGFKDIKTGDTLSEEKHPIVLESMSFPEPVIGYAIEPKTQADVDRMGMAIAKLIEEDPTLKVNTDPETGQTVLRGMGELHLEIIIDRMRREFKVEINQGAPMVAYKEILTKKVDHRETYKKQTGGRGKFGDILFELGPKETEPEKPGFEFDNAIVGGVIPREFIAPIQKGFEEAMKQGPLAGFPIEGMKVRLYHGSFHDVDSDALSFELAARGGFREAARLAGPKLMEPIMSVEVVCPDEYTGPVTGDLNRRRGLMKGMDTKGGAQLIKADVPLSQLFGYVTDLRTISSGRASASLTFSHYEQVPQNLADAIIAKVKGAK
- the rplC gene encoding 50S ribosomal protein L3 produces the protein MPGIIGKKIGMTSLFTPDGKNIPCTLIEAGPCVVTQVKTIANDGYTAVQIGYGEKKAKNTTKALAGHFAKAGTTPKKKLVEFRLDAESTYAAGATIDASLFAEGELIDVVGTSKGKGFQGVVKRYNFQGVGGQTHGQHNRLRHPGSIGACSWPSRVFKGMRMGGRMGSDRVKIQNLKVMRVVVDKNLILVSGSIPGAKNSYVVLEK
- the rpsG gene encoding 30S ribosomal protein S7, with amino-acid sequence MRKSKPKKRILLPDPKYKETLVTRFVNYMMYDGKKNLAYTIFYDACDLVEQRTKESGLEMWRKALNNVMPTVEVKSRRVGGATFQVPIEVRADRRISVGAKWMIQYARRRGEKTMKDKLAGEIIAAAKGEGAAVKKKDDTHRMAEANKAFSHFRF
- the rpsL gene encoding 30S ribosomal protein S12, whose product is MPTINQLVRKGREALTTKSKSPALDSCPQRRGVCTRVYTTTPKKPNSAMRKVARVRLTNGKEVNAYIPGEGHNLQEHSIVLIRGGRVKDLPGVRYHIIRGALDTAGVSGRTQRRSKYGAKRPKPGQPAAAAGKGGKAAPGKKK